From the genome of bacterium:
CCCAGACATAGAAGCGTCCAGGGTGATCGAGGTTCCCCACCACGATTGGCCCCCTAAGGTGAATGTCACAGATTCTAATAATGATTCGTTCTACGGTACAACCGTCCTAGAACCGCATGTTGTTTTCAATCCCTGGCTTGATGTATGAGAAGATGTGGATTAGAATAGCTATACTTTACACATCGAGAAAGCAATGAAAACGGTTCAAATGACCCTTGACGAGGACTTGATAGCAAAGGTAGATAAAGCTGCAAAGAAACAAGGAACATCGCGCTCTGCGTTCACTCGCAAAGCGCTGCTGGCTGCACTTCAGCGAATACAAACCGAAGAGTTAGAGAGAAGACACCGCGAAGGGTACAGGCGGAAACCAGTCAAGGAGGGAGAGTTTGATATTTGGGAGTCCGAGCAAGTATGGGTAGAACCCTGAAGCGTGGTGAAGTGCGCTGGTATAAGTTCCCTCGACCTGACAAAAACCGTCCGGTGGTAATTCTAACCCGCGATTCGGTGATGGATTTTCTTGGTGAAGTGACTGTTGCACCTGTTACATCGGTAATCCGGGATATTCCTTCCGAAGTTCTTCTCACAAATGCGGATGGAATGTCCAGTGACTGTGTCGTAAATCTGGATCATATTCAAACCATTTCCAAAGAACGTATCGGACCGTTGATCACTACCTTGACTCAGAGAAAGATGGCAGAACTTCGTTCTGCATTGCTATTCGCCCTTGGATTCTGATTATTCGGATTGGAATGAAAATTTCAAAACGATCCGCTGTAGCTGCAGCCGGTTATGTTCTGTTGTACGCGCTTTCGATTGCGATTCTTGCATCGTCGCCTGGATTTAATGCTGGAGAATCTCTTGCGGTCTTTCTGATCTTCGGAGTTGGCTTTTCGATCGCGGCCTGGCTCTCAACAATTGGTGTTGAGCCGGCCCGCGTCGAAGTGCAAAGGCCGGGAAGTGAATTTATCGCTGTTTTCTTCTATCTGCTAATATTTGCGATTCTCATACTGGGATGGGGTTTATCCGCTGTAAAAGATTCGATCCCGCGCGAACCAGCTCAAAGCGTCGCAATTCTACTCGTAAAACTAATAACAATGGTTGCTGTTCCCGCGTTCATTCTTAAGGCTTTTGGCTATTCGCTACTCGATTTGTTCAGGGTAGAGCGGCTGGGAAAAGCAGGATGGCGCGCCTCGCTACTCATGACAGTGCTCCTTTTCTTACTGCAGGCTTTTCTTGGAAGAGGGTTGCAGTCACTGAGCGCCCTTGACGCTCCGGGTTCACTGATTCTGCTCTTTGCTCCCATTGCGCTACTCTGGATGTGTCTTGAAGCGGGACTTGCTGAAGAGTTTTTGTTCCGCGTTTTCCTACAGACTCGCTCATCAGCATGGTTGAGATCTGAAACCGCGGGAATTGTTGTGATGGCTCTAATTTTCGGCCTGGCTCACGCACCCGGGTACGTCCTCAGAGGACAGCATTTTGATAGAAGGCATGGAAAAGGCGCCAGATATTCTCACGGCTGCTGCGTATTCCATTGCAGTGGTCTCGCCAATCGGGCTGATGTTCGGTGTTCTTTGGATGCGCACACGGAATTTGTGGCTGCTTGTTTTTCTTCACGGATGGACCGATCTGCTCCCCAATCTCGCGGAATTTATCAAGAACTGGACCGGTAAATAGGCTTTATAAGGAAGAGGGACTGGATGTGTCGATTCGCCGGGCGATTTGGCCATGCTGGGTGTGCCAACACCGCCACTGTAAGGGCTATTACCTCTAAAGAAGTTCGGAAGCTGTCGCTATGATGAATATAGCTACTTCCAGTTTTTCTTCAGCCAGTCTTCAAATGTCATCAATCCTGGATGGATCTTGCGAAGAGCAGGGATGTCTGCCTTGTAACCTTCGGCATCAAACCATTCCAGCATGTCAGCCCATTCCTTGTTCGTGCTTCGAACCTGTTCAATCGGGACCTGCACATGTTCCACCGGTTTCGGCTGGTATTTGGAAAATTGTGCCGCAATTTCTTTCATCGTGAGCTCATCACCGGCCAATTCATATGATTTGCCTTTGAACTCGGCAGGGTTCGCGAACGCTTTCGCAACAAACGTGCCGACATCGTCCACCGCAATCATTTGCAATTTGGTAGAAGGCTTCAAACCCATGAGGAGTTTGCCTTCGCGAATATGATCGCCAAAACCCCATGCTGTTCCGTGGAAGTTATCTATAAAAAAAACAGGTCTGTAAACTGTTGCGGGCAAATCCAACTTCTGAATATGTTGTTCGATTTGCCATTTACTTTCGAAGTGAGGTAATCCAGAATTCCGTTCGGCGCCACCTACAGATGTGTACACAAAATGCTTGACAGGCAATTTTGCTGCGGCATTGACCACGTTTTTTCCCTGACGGATCTCCGCATCAAAACCGCTGGTCCAGAAATTCTGCACGCTGAAAACTCCATAAACTCCGGACATGATTCGCTCTAACGCAGCCCGATCTTCCATGTCGGCATCCACGATTTCAGCGCCCTGTTGCTTCAGAGCTTTTGCTTCTGCCCGATCCGGGTTTCTGCTAACTCCTCGAACACGCCATCCTTCCGCGAGCAAATGACGCGCTACGGCGCCTCCCTGATTTCCCGTTGCACCAAACACAAGTACGATTTCGTCTCTCTTAACCATCGGTTTACCTCTTCCTATTCACTCATCAAGGTAAGTTTCGGACCGATTGTGAACTCTTGCAAGAATGGCGGGAGAAGCTTGGCTTCGCTAGACTCCAAAAGGCCGGGTCAACAAAGTTGAACGCAGGCTTTGTTGCCAATTGCCTAATCCCGTTGGGCTGCTGCTCATGGATGGCCGATCCTGCGCATGGTCAGCGAGCAAAATCGTATAACTCTGCCGGCAGCTAACCTACCAGCCGCATTTCCGGCCTTCGTTCTCTTTTTCTAACCAACTTTTGAGTGGCGCGTAATACTCCAGTAGAGCTGTACCATCCATTTGACGTTCACCCGTAGCTGCCTCAAGCGCATCAGCCCACGGGCGACTGATTCCCATCTCCAGCATTTTCTTGAGCCGCTCCCCGGCGGCTTTGTTGCCGTAGATCGTGCAGCGATTCAAGACGCCTTTGTATCCGGCCGTTTCACAAAGGGCGCGGTGAAACTGGTACTGAAGAATGCGCGCGAGAAAATAGCGTGTGTACGGAACATTAGCGGGAACATGATATTTTGCGCCAGGATCGAAATCAGACTCCGTTCGCGCTACCGGCGCGCTGACTCCCTGATATTTTTCGCGCAGCTCCCACCATGATTTATTGTAGTCTTCCGGTTTAACGCTACCGGAGAAAACCTTCCATCGCCACTGATCGATCAGCAATCCAAAAGGCAGAAACGCAACACCTCCGAGCGCATCTTTTAATAGAAGTCCAATGTCTTTTGAAGAGGGAGGCTCCGTTTGAATAAATCCGATTTGCTTCAGATAGGTTGGGGGCACGGACAACGCGATCGTATCTCCAATCGCTTCGTGAAATCCGTCATTCGCGCCCTGACGATAAATAAAGGGGAGTTGATTGTATGCGCGCTGGTAAAAGTTATGCCCAAGCTCATGGTGAATCGTACGGAAATCTACCCCGTTGGGCTCAATGCACATCTTAATGCGCAGATCTTCGACTTGATCAATGTCCCACGCACTCGCATGACAGACCACTTCCCGGTCGCGGGGCTTTGTAAACAACGATCTTTCCCAGAATGTTTTGGGGAGCGGATCAAGTCCTAGTGATACAAAGAATCCTTCGCCAATCCGGGTCATCTCCTTCGCATCAAGGTTTTTCGACTGAATAATTTTGGTCAGATCATAACCAGGGTCAGCATCGGCCGGAGCAACAAGCTCATAGATGTTGCTCCAATCCTGCGCCCAGATATTACCGAGAAGGTGCGCCGGTATCGGACCATCCTGCGGCACAATCTTCGTTCCATATTTTTCCCCAAGTTTGGCACGGACATAACAATGCAATGATTCGTAAAGCGGACGAACCTGAGTCCACAATCGCTCCAGTTCCGCAGCGAAATCATCGGGAGGCATATCGTACTTCGACCGCCAGAAAGAGCCGACCTCTTGATAACCCAGTTCCTTTGCGCCTTGATTTTGTAGTTCCACAAAACGTTTGTAATCAACGCGCATTGGTGGCGCAATCGAGTGCCAACCCTTCCAGACGTCCAGAAGTTGCCCAGGATCGCGGACTTCCGCGAAGGTTTTTGT
Proteins encoded in this window:
- a CDS encoding ribbon-helix-helix domain-containing protein, translated to MKTVQMTLDEDLIAKVDKAAKKQGTSRSAFTRKALLAALQRIQTEELERRHREGYRRKPVKEGEFDIWESEQVWVEP
- a CDS encoding type II toxin-antitoxin system PemK/MazF family toxin, which gives rise to MGRTLKRGEVRWYKFPRPDKNRPVVILTRDSVMDFLGEVTVAPVTSVIRDIPSEVLLTNADGMSSDCVVNLDHIQTISKERIGPLITTLTQRKMAELRSALLFALGF
- a CDS encoding CPBP family intramembrane metalloprotease, whose amino-acid sequence is MKISKRSAVAAAGYVLLYALSIAILASSPGFNAGESLAVFLIFGVGFSIAAWLSTIGVEPARVEVQRPGSEFIAVFFYLLIFAILILGWGLSAVKDSIPREPAQSVAILLVKLITMVAVPAFILKAFGYSLLDLFRVERLGKAGWRASLLMTVLLFLLQAFLGRGLQSLSALDAPGSLILLFAPIALLWMCLEAGLAEEFLFRVFLQTRSSAWLRSETAGIVVMALIFGLAHAPGYVLRGQHFDRRHGKGARYSHGCCVFHCSGLANRADVRCSLDAHTEFVAACFSSRMDRSAPQSRGIYQELDR
- a CDS encoding NmrA/HSCARG family protein, encoding MVKRDEIVLVFGATGNQGGAVARHLLAEGWRVRGVSRNPDRAEAKALKQQGAEIVDADMEDRAALERIMSGVYGVFSVQNFWTSGFDAEIRQGKNVVNAAAKLPVKHFVYTSVGGAERNSGLPHFESKWQIEQHIQKLDLPATVYRPVFFIDNFHGTAWGFGDHIREGKLLMGLKPSTKLQMIAVDDVGTFVAKAFANPAEFKGKSYELAGDELTMKEIAAQFSKYQPKPVEHVQVPIEQVRSTNKEWADMLEWFDAEGYKADIPALRKIHPGLMTFEDWLKKNWK
- a CDS encoding M2 family metallopeptidase, translated to MIAILSSFLNPVAAQSTEEAIRFIEKAEAQLLEETIASDRAAWVQANFITYDTQFISAAAEERLSLAGVELAKEATRFDKLQLEPELRRRLDLLKQVLTSLAPSDPKLARELAQIAAKLKGMYGEGKYCPSGKSGDDCLDVNEITKTFAEVRDPGQLLDVWKGWHSIAPPMRVDYKRFVELQNQGAKELGYQEVGSFWRSKYDMPPDDFAAELERLWTQVRPLYESLHCYVRAKLGEKYGTKIVPQDGPIPAHLLGNIWAQDWSNIYELVAPADADPGYDLTKIIQSKNLDAKEMTRIGEGFFVSLGLDPLPKTFWERSLFTKPRDREVVCHASAWDIDQVEDLRIKMCIEPNGVDFRTIHHELGHNFYQRAYNQLPFIYRQGANDGFHEAIGDTIALSVPPTYLKQIGFIQTEPPSSKDIGLLLKDALGGVAFLPFGLLIDQWRWKVFSGSVKPEDYNKSWWELREKYQGVSAPVARTESDFDPGAKYHVPANVPYTRYFLARILQYQFHRALCETAGYKGVLNRCTIYGNKAAGERLKKMLEMGISRPWADALEAATGERQMDGTALLEYYAPLKSWLEKENEGRKCGW